GCCCGGCTTCTGGCGCAGCTTGATGCtgagaaaaacaagagagaaaaactgGAGGATGAGAGTTGCAGGTgacaaattacaatttaaaactcAAGCCTACAAGATTGAGTGATAATCCAGCCATCAACCAGTCATTCCCACCAATCGTATTTTCTATTTATATCTTGAAATGCGTTAGTTGGTTTAATTTGAACTATGACATTGCTTTTAAATGAGTTGCTACCAATTATATCCTAAACACAAGACCACCAAGAAAGTGTGTTGCAGGACAGAAGGAAGGAGCTAACCATCAATACGTGCTATATACAGTAGCTGACTCCAAatggctgtgtttttgtcttgtttgtatttggttttattttggtcattgtttccaaaaaaacattgtgaattGTATTAATTCATTCGTCACTTCCTGTGTAGATGTTCACATTAATAATCTAACTTTTGCTGGAAGTtttacacatgcatgtttatgtgGGGTAAGTACTGGCATGGGTTTTCTGGGTAGGACAAAAACTTACGTTTCCACTTGTAATGCTAATGCTTCCTGCACACTGCTTTTGTTAAACAACAAACCCCTTTGGGAGTCAGAGTGTAAAGGAGAGGCCAGGGGGATTCCCCCGCCCTCCTGACAGAAGCAGTCATGCATTGTGTCACCGGGTTATGTTTTGTGAGAAGTCCGGCTGCTGTGGCTGGGCCAGTGGCGCAATGGATAACGCGTCTGACTACGGATCAGAAGATTCTAGGTTCGACTCCTGGCTGGCTCGGAGCTCTTATTGGAAGGTGTAAATTATGTATGGTGTATGGTCCATGCATCCTTTTACCTCCACCTGGCTGTGAGAAATACTACATAAAAATATGACCATTTACTACTTATAGTGatgattgtttgttttcccaATGTAGGGAGCATGTTGATTTGGAAAATCTGAGAGGAGAACACATTCGCATGCTAGAAGAGGCCAAGAAAGAAAAGGTACCATTATGCTTCTTCCTACTCTTGTTGTTATCCTCTATGAAACCACTTCCTCATGTgcaccctctttttttttaccagctgCTGCTCACCAATCAGTTAGAAATGGAGAAGATGAAGGtggagcaggagaagaagaaatgttacTTGGCACATGAAGCACTCAAGGAAAAGGTTTAGGAGAATTTAAGAATAAGAGGATTTTTAAACTTTAGTCTGTTTCATCTCATCAGTTTTTTATTCTGTTCTCTAATAagtgtgaaatgttttcttaTCAGGAGCGAAAGGCCATGACCCACTCTGTAGGAGAGCCCCCAGCCTCCTTCACACCCTCCTTGTCCCGCTCTAGCTCCATCAGTGGGGCAGACAATGCTGGTCTACACACCTCTATTTTTTCCCAGGTACACATTGgagaaaatttgaaaaaaaatctagaaatgAAGATTAGTTTGTCCATGCTTGGATTTGCGAAGCTTAACGTGCCCTGTACTGTGTTTCATTCTTCAACAGGATGACTGTTTAGACCACTCTCTTGGTACAATGACCATGTCTATGTCGATGAGCGGGACCAACCTGTACGAGGCCGCTAGGCTTTCCGGAGGCTCCAGCGTCCTAGAGAACCTCCAGTCTCAGCTCAAACTCCGAGAAGGAGAGATAGCACAACTGCAGGTGGCAATTAAGAAAAAACCCTCATAAGGGAACTACAATTtcccatattatgctttttcccttttactttattttgttttatatctttttgtgcacgttataggtttactaagtgaaaaagcccaaagtccaccccaaagggactcaCCATCtttcagagaaaacactgttcataaACATCTCTAAACACCTATATtctagtccagcctttacttctgagACAaagtgcatcactttgtaacacgttataatgctcacctagctgctagcgtggcacgccctcatactcttcAACCGACGGGGGTAACCTAGGtgctgcgcatgtgcaactcccaacaaagatagaacagaagtgagatgcctcactctctagctaaaacagagagctgaaAAGAAGATCTGCACCATTGTgtattacaacaaaaatatggtgttttttgaaaatgaacataaacctattctggtacaacctctaaatacaattatgaacctgaaaatgggcataatgtgagcactttaTGACCTTATTAATTAGTTTATTGGTTTATCTACACGTCAGCAGGACATGTCTGCAGAAAGAGAGCTTGCCTGATCTACGTTTTtcttacaattaaaaaaaaaaagtatcttagGTGTGGAAAATAACAAGTCAGCAGCTAAATTAAAATTTTGACAGATAAAAAAGAGTAATGTCCTGCACTTAAAGGCAGCTTTGTATTGAGTGTTTTTTATTACCTTCTGTCTGGTCCGATTGTTGTTGCAGCTTGAGATCTCCAGTCTAGAGAGAAGTCGTTCTGTGATGGCAGAAGAGCTGGTCCGACTCACCAATCAAAACGATGAGATGGAGGAGATGGTGAACGACATCCCAAAATTAAAAGTTCAGCTCAAGGTGAGGGCTGTATTGAGCAAATAGAGGATACATTAATGCTGTATTCGCAGAAGTTCTTTAATTTGTGTGGCTGTGCATTGCAGGATCTGGAGCAGAGGCACAACACTATCCTGCAGATGTATGGAGAGAAGGCTGAAGAGGCAGAGGAGCTGAGACTGGACCTTGAAGATGTGAAGAACATGTACAAAATCCAGATTGATGAACTGCTGAAGAACCAGAAATAATTCACTGAACTGTGTTACTTCTGGGACACTCCCAAACAAATCATTTGACCACATATCCAAAAACATAGAGCAGAGAATTTAAATACtaaaattattttatctttatccatttcattttaattaattatggCATATTATATTTAAGTGGGAATGTTGGGAATATGCAAAatatacaatgtattattacaGAACCAGTATGAAGGCTAGCCAGAGTTCATGATTTTGGTGTCTATTTAAAATCTTTGAGACTTTATCatgattaaacattttacatagTATTGTATAGACAGTTTCTAACTGTAGGAGATGggcaatttttttgttgatgcaCTATACGAATCCAtccttgtttatttcttaatgCATAATCAAAAGGGTTTAAGAAGTATATAAAAAACAGTGTACAGAGAAATGGAGGTATTGTTCTTAACTCtttagaaataacaaaaagtggCATAGACCTGAGAGTAGTCTGTGATTGAAATCCTGAAGATTGGATTTAAACcttataaatatgtaaatgaataaaCCTTTTATTTGGGTGGTGAACACTACTGATATTCTTAATTTGAATAGTGTGGATTCAAACAGAAGTCATTATTTTAATTGCATTCATAAAAATACTTTACAACATTATCTTAATGTTGCACAAAAGTCTTCAAATAAATTCCATGTCCAGAAGGATTTTAAACAGTCGTCCAATCTGTATTTTACACAAGACTACCCATACTTGTAAAAGTGTAACTGATACAGAATGTTTGTGAATTTGATTAAAAGCGTATAAAAAAACGAGCATATACTAAATAACGTGTAAATGAACCGATGTAGTGCCTATtgcaaaaggaaacattttatCAACccaatttttatatatttatggaAATGTTGAAGgggttttaaaatatttttatgtaagCAGTATTATCTAGCTGAGCAGTATTTGATGTATGGTGTAATTGAGGTCAACATTCAAAGTAAAATGATCCAAAAATAAGTTTGGATAGCACCTAAAGTATTTAGGATCAGGTGTAAAGACAAAAGTGAAAGGTAAGACAAAGTGAAGTCCACAGTGCCGCCCTGTGGCTCTCTCCACGTATTACAAACCGGTATAAGGTTTCCGGTGTTATGGCGACCACCGGCAACATCATCACTTCAGTCTGGACAATAGCAGGCTGTACATTAAGGTAAACTGTCTCTCACTCAAACTAAAAACCAGCCTTATTTAGACGACCGTCGAAATTGAGTTTTGTGCCCGTCCCAAGTTTTGTATCGTggaaatgttaaatatatttcCCCATCCTGTTCTTTTGCTGGCACATCGGTAACGTTACAGATCTAACGCTAATTAACATGAAGGGGTCTTGGCTTTGTCAAGAACTAACGCTACATGTTAGCCACCACATTAAATATTTCAGACATTAGCCTCCAATAAAGTGTTCTCATATATTATCCTGTAAATGAAAAGAGTACCTAATGCGTTATCAGCTACTTCCACACGTCCTCAGTCGTAAGACTTATCTTACATGCCTATCACGTCACTTAAGTGTTTGCAACGTTAACGCTATATAAGCTTAGCTATTAATTGACGCTAGTTAAAAGTTAATAGTTACATATTAGAGCTAGTTAGCTTGCTAAAAAGAAGTTTGCCTCTTCTCTGTGAGCCCACGTGCGACAAATAGATGAGTAAATAACGTTAGGGGGCCCATTTGACTATAGGGCTAGTGGATAAAACCCTCTGCCTTACATAAACAGTTAAAGGAAAGCTTAAGATAATTGGCTACAACTAGCTAATGCCACCAGAAGAATGTGAAGCTCCGGGCTTTCACATGTTGGTTTACTCCTGAAGTATCTCAGAAAGAGCCGTTGTTTTAATCCAGCACGGCAATTTTAGGCAACATGTTACACCTATACAGaagtgttttgtctattttttacCTGTTATAACCCCCATGAATTAGCCCTTTGAGAACATCATAATGACTGGTGATATATTAACTCTTAACAACCTATTACCAAACGCACTGTATAGACAGtttcatcattttgtttcaAGTCACACACAGCAACTTCAGTCCTTCTCAGCTCCTTCAGACGCTCAAAGATTTGGAAGCTATTGTTATACAGCACAGTGTGGTCATTTCAATAACTGCAGTCACACATATATGCTTTGATCAATGGTTGTGGGAGTGAGTATTGTCAGTGGTTGTGGGTGGTGTAAGCACATGCATCCTTGACTTAACAAAATTGCATAGatcatgaaaatatatttttctcatgGGTAAATGCTGATTTGGCCATCTGGAACAGCATAGGTGGGTCACCAGACAGAATTTTTTATTTGCACCTTCAGACTCCGTTATGATTGCTCAGACAACAGACGGAAAAAGGTCAGCAATACTTCCTGCAACAGGACCTCTCCTTATGAGGCGCTCAGATTTGCCTGGAGCTACGTTCCCACACACTTGCCTGTGCTCACATGCTTGGTGTAAGGCTTTCAACCGAGAGAAGTCTGAGTGTGTCTctctatttcttcttttttttcccacacagAGTGATGTGAAGGGAGAGGCGGCTATCTCACATGTCTGTGTAATTCTGACTATGCTGCTCTTTGTAGCACTGATCctagttttttctttcactgtggTCACCACTGAGAAGGCTGAGATCACCACCTACAAACCACCAGCACCGCTGCTCAACTACAGCAGGATCTCCCTGCTGCCAGAGCACGTACCCTACTTCCTCTACAACAACAAGAGGATCGCCAAGCAATGCCTCCTGGATCCACTGTGCCCTTTTAAGGTAAGATATGTACTTTTCTCAGTGTAGAGTGGTAGCAGGTTAGTTTTGCTGTACTGTGAGTCAAAGCTTTCACTAAGCCCTTTGTTAATTGACCGTCAAGTGCCTTAACGGCCATTGTCAAGTGCCAATATTTAGATCTAGTGTTGTGTAACATAGCAGTATTATGGTTTCTCAGGATAGGCAGTACAATATTTAATAGAGTTTACACTCATTTGGAGTTTTGAATTATGTAATTTCTCTACATTGATGTGCGTGTAAATGGACATTGCTCTCCTGTAGCTGGcaagtaataatagtaataaactttatttgtgTAACACCTTTCATAAAGTTAATGCAGATCTAAATGCATTACAATAAGGTAATACACACCCCTAGTGCTTTACATGATAACATAGGAAAATGAAGATTAAAAACAGGGAAGATGAGATCAGTAAaattaagtaagtaaaaaaCAGGACTGTCCTGACCCTTCAGTGTGTGCCCACAGAGTCTGCTTTTTATCCAACAGGGAAACCCCTATTGTTGCACTTCTCATATTGTGtgtcacagtttttttgtttcaaaaatcAATGTCCTTTTAAAATGGTAGTTTGTTAGTAAATTCTTCACACATCACTATATGaatctccctccctctctctctctctctctctctctctgtgtcttgcacacacacacacacacacacacacacacacacacacacacacacacacacacacacacacacacacacacacacacacataacacatatatacacacggTTCTACAACAGGGTGCACTGCAGGATCTATCTGCCTGTTGGGGCTACGAGAAGAACTGTGATCCAAGGAAGCGCTTTAGCTATCCAGTCTGTACCAAAGCTGAATCTGGATGGTACTGTTCCTCAAATCACATTCTTACACACTTTATGCTCccacttattttcttttcagaagTATAATGCTGTTTACATAATTTACTTTCCACACTCCTAGCAGCCATCAATGATATGTCAGTTGCTCAGTAGTATTAAGCATTTCAAATGATTATAATCTTTAATTCATAGGTATTGAATTTACTGAACCACCGTCTCAATGTTTTTCTAAAGTAATAGTGTACTCATTTAAAGCATGCATGATTGATGAACCATTATGGTCTTGACTTTGCCGATCTGTCTAAATCTCTGGTCTGTCAGGGCCCGTTCTCTGGAGACGGCACAGGAGCTTTTCTGGAAGCAGGCTGATTTTGGCTATGTCAAGGAGCGTCTCTCTGAGCTCAAAACACTTTGCAAGGCCAGCAAGCCAGTAAGTTTACTCATTTCCTCAGTTTCCACGAGCCTACTGAGTCAACAGGAAGAAACAGGTAGAAACAGACAGAGTGTTGAACAAAAGAGTCCATGGACAATATGCCTGAATATAATTAGCTGTTCAAAGGCAGTAGTGAAGGAAGAGTATATTATAGTGTAGAGAACACTCTCACAATATGTAAGGTCCagattcatatatatatatcacctGCTGTTAATATTTTTCCAGGGGGACTCGTCATTAAGATGTAGTAGCCAAACTCGCTTCTGTAAGGCAACTAACCTTTACCTGGACTTGCGTAAGCCGCGCAGAAGTCATGAGAGGTCAGTATATTTAAAAGTGACATGTACGTGACAAAACatcacactgacacaaacacatccatgtTATGTCGCAGGTACAAAGAGGACTTCATTCAGAAGGGTGAGATTGGCGGTCGTTGCAGACTGAACAAGCAAGCTCTTGCTGCCGAGGGAGAGCACAAGAGCCCTTTGCAATCTTGGTGAGGCAgaagacacacattcacacactcagtCACTGAGGTTTAGCCAATTACTTTTGAGAATTGGAGGTAACTCTGTGGTCTCTAAAAGAGGCTCAAAAACACATTCTATCACCGGGAATTGAATCCTGGGATGCGGCAGCGAGAGTGCGGAATCCTGGCCACTAGACCACCAGGAACTAGCTGTTTGGTTGTTGAGCTCAGTTCATCTACGTTTGACTTTTAGTCAATAGACAGGGACAAAACTGCATTCCCTGACCGggaatcgaacccgggccgcggcGGTGAGAGCGCCGAATCCTAACCACTAGACCACCAGGGAGTTGCTTTGAAAGCTGGTTAACAGCCGAGCATTGAATGGCATGTGTGACAACTGGCAGGATGGGATTCTTTTGATGTAGTAACACAGACTGTCATTAGGTGGTgctctgtatgtatttttactgtatgtcCTGCCTGGAGAATTAGcagttacagtatgtgtcacGTCTACTTTGAGTCAGACCAGCTACTTCTCCATTAGAGGGAGAACAGTGTAGATCAAATATTAAAGTATGTCTGTAAAATCTGTTACAGAGGCATTTGGAGTTATCCATAAGAACAACAGGCTGCCCACGGTAGGAGTAGTAGCCTCCCCCTTCCCCTGCCGTAGAGACTTCTTTGCTGAATgaattaaagaaacatgacacaTCTTGAGCAGTGACTTTGCATTGTCTTGTTAAACAGAACTAATTAACTCAGTCCGTCTCACCTCACTGACATGAATGAAATGCAACTCCTAGACTACAGCCTAGTCTTTATTTGATGATTTAGCTAAGTTGCCTATTTTTACATTGCATTTTAAGTCTCTGTTCTTATGATCATGTTTATTAAGGTAGTGAAAAACACGCAGTCTTTCCAAAGCAGTCctgaaaggagggggggggggggcactctGGAATGTGGGGGTTGAGTTCTTGCTCCATGCTTGTGCTTTGTCAGAAGCATGTGTTGGGCCAGTGGGCCCGTGGCGCAATGGATAACGCGTCTAACTACAGTTCAGAAGATTCTAGCTTCAGCTCCTGGCTGGCTCGTGTTGCTTTTTTCCCTTAGTTGTGCAGTTTTTCTCATAATGTGCACCTAATAAAGCAATTTAGAATGTCATATTCCAATTAACAAACATGTTATTTGTAACCAATCATTATTATTGTGAGTCATCCAGGGACCAACTTTCTTTGTCTTGAAAGATGAATTTCATCAAAGGGATAATTTGCTGATATAAATCCAGTTCTATGTCTCTGTGGATCTTTGTTGGCAGATGAACGATGTTTGGCTTGCCTCCGTGGCACCAGTGCACAGAGTTTAGAGCATCTGAGGTCTGATGAGATCTCAGCGGATCTCAGCGTCATCTGGCTGATCTCGGCAGACCTCCGCTGCTTTGCTCAGCTTTGCTCAGCTGGTAGGCATGACGAGCACTGatcatctgcacacactgccatTGCAGCTagatttaaatcagcaaaacaTCTCTTTAAGTGTTAAAGTCTTCAGAAATGTTCTGATTGAAATTTAAGTTATCTACCAAGGGCACGTCACCTTTTATTCTCAAACCATACTACTCACCCCTTGAAGTTAACCTTTAtatgaaagcaccaatagtcacacccaaaatatcacatttttatGCGTTGCTGTCTGCCACAGTTTCTTAATGCTTTCCAACCTTACACGTGGGTTGTAGTGTTTATTTCCCTGGTGTGCCACCTGTAGCATGTTAATTCAGAACCATTAAAAGTCTATTTACAATACTAAATTGATGTGATGTGCTGTTTTGTAGGTATGCTGAGCTGCAGACATACACAGAGCTGGACTTTCATCCTATAGAGCATGAACACTGTGACGTTGTCATTGAAAAACCCACTGTATTTATGAAACTGGATGCTGGTAGGTAACAAATACTTTACATGACTTTTTCTCTTATTAcaccttaataaaaaaaacaatacacatgcTTATTATGTGCAATATGCAATAGCAAGAGTtccatcaaaacacacactttgcaaAAACCTTGTTGGAatgttacagtaatgtattgCAAGCTTGACTGCTGAGTATTCTCATTCGTTCCGATACCAGGCCTAAATCAAAAATAATGATTGTATGTTTTTCCAACAGGGGTGAATATGTACCACCATTTCTGTGACTTTGTCAACCTCTACATCTCCCAGCACATTAACAACTCCTTCAGCTCAGATATCAACATCATCATGTGGGACACGGTGAGTACCGGCTGTCTCCCACTACAATTTTAataagagatggagaaagaaatcGATTTTTAGATGCATCGTGATTATTTCTTGTATGATTATATCTCGATGCAGAAAAGTTAATAATCGGAAATTGAAACTCAAATTCAAGCAAACATGCTTGTTATCTCCactaaaaatgacaacaattcaTTAAtgacttactttttttaatttgctgcaCTCTATCTCACCCTTACAGACTGCGACAAAAGAAGATAAATGCTTAGGATGCTCATGTCATTCCTTTATTtagctgtcaaaataaaacacaaggtAGGATTTTCCATGTGTCCTGCCTCCAGTGAATTGGTAACTTCCTCTTCTACAAAGTAGCTAcataagaaataaatgaaagagtAACACATTGGATGTGTTCTTGTGTCACAAAGATACAACTCAagatttgattatgtttttttgtcagatgCAGCACAGTATTTTTGATTTCCTTCTCTGTTAATACTCTTGtaaataacatgaaaacacagAGTCATGAAAATATTTGAAGAGTTAAGTGTCCAAGACAAACGGTAAAAAGTATTCAAAATCTGATGTTGGATTTAAGTACTAAAAACCAGCGAGAAAGCCAACCAGAAGTTTATCTGCAATGTACTACAGCCACAGTTGTCAGTGGCATATGTGCCCGATGAAGACCTCAAGGGGAAACACCAGTTGAAAAACAGAATGCTTTACAGATAGCCTTATCCGGCCCATTGTTCCCCCAACTGTTCACCGGGGtagagaggaaaagggaaagaaaagactgacagagagaaggaaagcaGTGAACTTTCAGCACAAACTGGAAACTGCAATCCAAACAGTGGCAGGCTGTCAGATAATAGTGTGATAAgaccttttgtaaaaaaaaacacacaacttaaGAAAAATACAACCAGCGGAGTTTGAAAACAGAAGACTCAAGTTGATTCTAAttttattggtttgtttttccatttcagaTTATTACAGTAATGTGATTAGCATTTGATCCCTTCTTTTATGTCTTTTCCCAGAGTTTTTATAGTTATGGAGATCTGTTCGGTGAAACATGGAGGGCCTTCTCAGACTATGACATCCTCCACCTGAGGACCTATGACTCGAAAAGAGTAGGTATAATGTTGCATGTTTGTGGTCAATGTAAGCTCCTTTTTTGTAAAGGTCTTGAACTCATCAGTCACTTAAGTATGTCTGTTTAAAATACCACCCAAAACGGTTGGTAGTCTAGGATAATGAATTGTTAATTGTTGCTGGGTTTGATTTTTACTGAAAAATTACTCCAGCACACATTAAATATTGTGTTTAGTGTATCCACAAGCAGCAACAAAGGTTTTGATGAAatataagtaagtaagtaagagaCGGAAATTAGTATGACCAACCATGGCTGAGCTGATAAGAAATGTGCACCTCATttagagactaaatctgttccgTCTAAGCACTTGACACTTGAGTGTTCTCTGAGAGCAGCAGTTTAAAAACACCACAGCAATACGaaggttttacatttaaattatatattgcTTGTTATTCATATACACAGACAGATTTCTGTGCCAGGCTGTATGCTTACTCATTGATCTATTCACATCTGTCCACAGGTGTGTTTCAAAGATgcctttttctccctcctcccaAGAATGAGATATGGCCTCTTTTACAACACTCCTCTTGTAAGTTAccccatatgtgtgtgtagccaCTAACCAAATGTACTTTACATATATGTATTTGCTTTCAACAAATTGCAGTGTCTCATACTTTGAGTGTTGCTTTTTGTTCAATTTATATGTTTTCATCTCACATTTTGTGATAGATTTTGTTTGACCATTTATTGGCGCTTCCTCCCCCACGTGCACAATAATATCCGGTTTAGTCATAAATATGCAGTTTAGGTTAAATATTTACGTGATATATTCAAAAGCTCAGTAAGTACCTATCTAATTTAAATGATAATTCGAAGGAGATTACTATAAAACTGATACCATGTAAATATGTGCTGTCCTGTGGTCCCAGCCTTGAGGTGTGAAATATTGATAGGTCAGCCGCAAGCTGATGCTTTTGATTGCCCCGGCAGCACATGCCATGTTTATATTCATGTACTCACATTTACAGCTGCAGTGcatcagtgtatgtgtgagattCTTGCTTGAGAAATTCATAGGCTCAAATGATATTCAGTCCTGGGAGATTAGAAATATGTTTACAATTGTCAGATTCCCAGTGTGTTACATATTTTCACCTCAACAAGGTGCAATGTACTAGTGTGGCCATATTCAATTTGctttcaattcatttcaaatctaaaataaaaagattgctAATATTTTTGCATGACTACATACAACCAAAGTAGCAATTTTAATACACTGTTTTTGAATTGAATGGATGAAAAACACATATGTGAGAGAAATTGACCCTCGATTTGATGGCAGATCTCAGACTGCTACAGTGAAGGGATGTTCAGGGCGTTCTCCCAGCATGTCCTTCATCGACTGAACATACTGCAGGACGGGCCAAAGGTAGGAAGAACCTTTTTTTAGGAAACACTAATCTACATCTGTTACTATTATATGACAATCTTGTAAACACGGGATTACTTATATTGTAAATTTTCTGCAGGTGATGATTGATCTCAGTGGTAATCTCTCAGGGTGATTTTATTACTACCATAGACTTCAGGGAGAAAGCTCCTCACTAATTGTAGCCTTCTGGATTCTGATCTTTCAGGTTGTACTTTGTAAAGCTGTTTGCCATCTCTCAGTCACTTTTGGTGACAGCATATCCTCCTTGTCTAATTAGTTTTCCGTTGTTTTATGACATTGTCAAATCAATCAAGATTTCAGTGTACTGCCTGTTAACCAAACAATCATTTCAACACTCACTTAAAGAGAGCTTTCCCTGACCGggaatcgaacccgggccgcggcGGTGAGAGCGCCGAATCCTAACCACTAGACCACCAGGgagcttgtttgttgtttaagaTCAAATCCAATCCTATGCCTTTTGTGGCGCTAGTGTACATTTTCatagattacattacattttaaataaatcattcagcatAAGCATTTAGTTTTTAAGTTACAAGACAACACTTAAAGGACATGACTTACAGTCAAAGTGTCAACAACAAACCCAAGGAAAGCATGGACAGGTAGAAACAAGCCCTGACCTGCAACCAGACAACCCTCTAGAAAAACAAGTCCAGATTCTAGGCAGACATGGCTCCCTGGGCCAGAACTTTGTTAGTAGTGAAAGTAGTTGAATGGATGCTTGCAGGTTTACTATTTTGTCTAactagtgtctccaaacttacctccaTTACAACTTGTCTCCAGCTAGTTGTACCACAGcacttgctttaaaaaaattgaaaatatgtttttatctcttttcagtgttgtagtttgtagacatggttaggcacttttaatgacattttgaacatgtttagaggctaaaacaagtttaaaaagtgccctgtttaagcctgttgggtgctaactgtagcaggaggataacacggtatAGGCAGCAccgatgtttttttctctctctaacaaCACTCGAAATTTACAACCAACAGAGCTTTGTGTTGGAaacgaccggaattctcctttaaggactgatttcagattattttataG
The Etheostoma cragini isolate CJK2018 chromosome 4, CSU_Ecrag_1.0, whole genome shotgun sequence genome window above contains:
- the eogt gene encoding EGF domain-specific O-linked N-acetylglucosamine transferase, giving the protein MLLFVALILVFSFTVVTTEKAEITTYKPPAPLLNYSRISLLPEHVPYFLYNNKRIAKQCLLDPLCPFKGALQDLSACWGYEKNCDPRKRFSYPVCTKAESGWARSLETAQELFWKQADFGYVKERLSELKTLCKASKPGDSSLRCSSQTRFCKATNLYLDLRKPRRSHERYKEDFIQKGEIGGRCRLNKQALAAEGEHKSPLQSWYAELQTYTELDFHPIEHEHCDVVIEKPTVFMKLDAGVNMYHHFCDFVNLYISQHINNSFSSDINIIMWDTSFYSYGDLFGETWRAFSDYDILHLRTYDSKRVCFKDAFFSLLPRMRYGLFYNTPLISDCYSEGMFRAFSQHVLHRLNILQDGPKAGRVRVTLLARSTEYRRILNQVELVNALKTVPLLEVNVVDYKYKDVPFLVQLRITHNSDIFIGMHGAGLTHLLFLPDWAVIFELYNCQDESCYRDLARLRGIRYVTWQKMDKVLPQDKGHHPTLGDHPKFTNYSFDVGEFMHLVLEAADYVTHHPKWQRHTVHDEL